CGCTTATTACCGGCCCTAGTCGTACTGCCGACATCGAAAAAACACTGGTAACAGGCGTTCACGGCCCCAAAAGGTTGATTGTTTTCATAGATGTTGCATCTTAAATTTTTAAAAGTCAATCTTTGTGTTAATTTTGCACCTTTCAGAAAGGTTGTTATATTTATTGTTTAAATGATTGTCTTGCCGGATTGTTGCTTGCTTTTAGTGCGTATGATGCAAGAAGGATCAT
This window of the Desulfonatronum sp. SC1 genome carries:
- a CDS encoding LUD domain-containing protein is translated as MTGPSRTADIEKTLVTGVHGPKRLIVFIDVAS